A window from Myripristis murdjan chromosome 11, fMyrMur1.1, whole genome shotgun sequence encodes these proteins:
- the marcksl1b gene encoding MARCKS-related protein 1-B produces the protein MGSQASKGEVAVEANAAAADAAAVKTNGQENGHVKTNGDVSAKPDGDAAATNGSAEAAKEPEAGAGGDAIEPAPAADGEAAKAEGEAAAKETPKKKKKKFSLKKSFNFKLNLKKSKKSEAVKEEAAAPAATEEKPAENGAAAAAEEKKEEVKEEAATTAAAPEEAPKAEEGPAKEEAPKEEAKEAAAPAPEATKPTEESSSTPAPSEKKE, from the exons ATGGGATCCCAGGCATCCAAGGGAGAGGTGGCTGTGGAGGCGAACGCTGCCGCCGCTGATGCTGCAGCTGTCAAAACCAACGGACAG GAGAACGGCCATGTGAAGACCAATGGTGACGTATCTGCAAAGCCTGATGGGGATGCCGCCGCTACCAACGGCTCAGCCGAGGCAGCCAAGGAACCCGAGGCCGGTGCAGGAGGCGATGCCATCGAACCAGCCCCCGCTGCGGATGGCGAAGCAGCCAAAGCGGAAGGCGAGGCCGCAGCCAAGGAGAcccccaagaagaagaagaagaagttctcCCTCAAGAAGTCCTTCAACTTCAAGCTGAACctgaagaaaagcaagaagaGCGAGGCCGTGAAAGAGGAAGCGGCAGCGCCCGCTGCCACCGAGGAGAAGCCAGCTGAGAacggagctgctgctgctgcggaggagaagaaagaggaggtgaaggaggaggccGCCACCACTGCTGCCGCTCCGGAAGAGGCCCCGAAGGCAGAGGAGGGGCCGGCTAAAGAGGAAGCCCCCAAGGAGGAGGCCAAGGAGGCAGCTGCTCCAGCCCCCGAGGCCACGAAACcaacagaggagagcagctcgACCCCCGCTCCCTCTGAAAAGAAAGAGTGA